A single region of the Oryzias latipes chromosome 19, ASM223467v1 genome encodes:
- the sap30bp gene encoding SAP30-binding protein isoform X2, translated as MASGKKSALLSSLADYGDDSEPDSDPEPEESEVHGGGSLVLYGYGEEDLNRTEDPGNRESEDEGIKESNSISEKNNMDPGELVALFSERVRNMSPDEIRIPSEPPGRCSSQLQEKIHKLYERKLHGDFDTNSHIQKKKEFRNPSIYEKLIQFCAIDELGMNYPKDVFDPHGWSEDSYYEALAKAQKVEMDKLEKAKKERTKIEFVTGTKKGTNPSSTAASTTSSGSSGSTATDAQKRKSKWDSAIPVTLAQPTLITTSGTLPAVVSVTTTASGTKTTVISAVGTILKKAKQ; from the exons ATGGCGAGCGGCAAAAAGAGCGCTCTTCTTTCGTCTTTAGCGGATTATGGAGACGATTCAGAACCGGACTCTGACCCAGAACCAGAGGAGTCGG AGGTCCATGGAGGAGGAAGCCTCGTTTTATACGGTTATGGGGAGGAGGACCTGAACCGAACCGAAGATCCCGGAAACAGAGAGTCTGAAGATGAAGGCATCAAGGAAAGCAACTCG ATCTCTGAGAAGAACAACATGGATCCAGGTGAGCTTGTTG CTCTGTTCTCAGAGAGGGTGAGGAACATGTCACCTGACGAGATCAGGATCCCCTCCGAGCCTCCGGGACGCTGCTCCAGCCAGCTGCAG GAGAAGATCCACAAACTGTATGAGAGGAAGCTCCATGGAGACTTTGACACCAACAGCcacatccagaagaagaaggagTTCAGAAACCCCAG CATCTACGAGAAGCTGATCCAGTTCTGTGCTATAGACGAGCTGGGCATGAACTACCCCAAAGACGTGTTTGACCCCCACGGCTGGTCAGAGGACTCCTACTACGAAGCTCTGG CCAAAGCCCAGAAGGTGGAGATGGACAAGCTGGAGAAAGCCAAGAAGGAGCGCACCAAG ATCGAGTTCGTCACAGGAACCAAGAAGGGAACCAACCCGTCCAGCACAGCAGCCTCCaccaccagcagcggcagcagcggcagcaccGCCACAG ACGCCCAGAAGAGGAAGAGCAAATGGGACTCCGCCATCCCCGTCACCTTGGCCCAGCCCACCCTGATCACCACCTCTGGGACCCTGCCCGCCGTGGTTTCCGTGACGACCACAGCCAGCGGCACCAAGACCACCGTCATCTCTGCGGTGGGGACCATCCTGAAGAAAGCCAagcagtga
- the sap30bp gene encoding SAP30-binding protein isoform X1, whose amino-acid sequence MASGKKSALLSSLADYGDDSEPDSDPEPEESEVHGGGSLVLYGYGEEDLNRTEDPGNRESEDEGIKESNSEMDGSDEGRDPDDFEISEKNNMDPGELVALFSERVRNMSPDEIRIPSEPPGRCSSQLQEKIHKLYERKLHGDFDTNSHIQKKKEFRNPSIYEKLIQFCAIDELGMNYPKDVFDPHGWSEDSYYEALAKAQKVEMDKLEKAKKERTKIEFVTGTKKGTNPSSTAASTTSSGSSGSTATDAQKRKSKWDSAIPVTLAQPTLITTSGTLPAVVSVTTTASGTKTTVISAVGTILKKAKQ is encoded by the exons ATGGCGAGCGGCAAAAAGAGCGCTCTTCTTTCGTCTTTAGCGGATTATGGAGACGATTCAGAACCGGACTCTGACCCAGAACCAGAGGAGTCGG AGGTCCATGGAGGAGGAAGCCTCGTTTTATACGGTTATGGGGAGGAGGACCTGAACCGAACCGAAGATCCCGGAAACAGAGAGTCTGAAGATGAAGGCATCAAGGAAAGCAACTCG gaAATGGACGGATCAGACGAGGGGAGGGACCCCGATGATTTTGAG ATCTCTGAGAAGAACAACATGGATCCAGGTGAGCTTGTTG CTCTGTTCTCAGAGAGGGTGAGGAACATGTCACCTGACGAGATCAGGATCCCCTCCGAGCCTCCGGGACGCTGCTCCAGCCAGCTGCAG GAGAAGATCCACAAACTGTATGAGAGGAAGCTCCATGGAGACTTTGACACCAACAGCcacatccagaagaagaaggagTTCAGAAACCCCAG CATCTACGAGAAGCTGATCCAGTTCTGTGCTATAGACGAGCTGGGCATGAACTACCCCAAAGACGTGTTTGACCCCCACGGCTGGTCAGAGGACTCCTACTACGAAGCTCTGG CCAAAGCCCAGAAGGTGGAGATGGACAAGCTGGAGAAAGCCAAGAAGGAGCGCACCAAG ATCGAGTTCGTCACAGGAACCAAGAAGGGAACCAACCCGTCCAGCACAGCAGCCTCCaccaccagcagcggcagcagcggcagcaccGCCACAG ACGCCCAGAAGAGGAAGAGCAAATGGGACTCCGCCATCCCCGTCACCTTGGCCCAGCCCACCCTGATCACCACCTCTGGGACCCTGCCCGCCGTGGTTTCCGTGACGACCACAGCCAGCGGCACCAAGACCACCGTCATCTCTGCGGTGGGGACCATCCTGAAGAAAGCCAagcagtga
- the LOC111946450 gene encoding keratin-associated protein 10-6-like, which translates to MESSCPQSSCPQSSCLQSSCPQSSCPQSSCLQSSCLQSSCLQSSCLQSSCPQSSCLQSSCLQSSCPQSSCPQSSCLQSSCPQSSCLQSSCPQSSCLQSSCLQSSCPQSSCPQSSCLQSSCPQSSCLQSSCLQSSCLQSSCLQTSCPQSSCLQTSCLQSSCLQSSCLQSSCLQSSCLQTSCLQSSCLQTSCLQSSCLQSSCLQSSCPQSSCPQSSCLQSSCLQTSCLQSSCLQSSCLQSSCPQSSCLQTSCLQSSCLQSSCPQSSCPQSSCLQSSCLQSSCLQSSCLQSSCLQTSCPQSSCPQSSCLQSSCPQSSCPQSSCLQSSCLQTSCLQSSCLQSSCPQSSCPQSSCPQSSCLQSSCLQTSCLQSSCLQSSCLQSSCLQSSCLQSSCLQTSCPQSSCPQSSCLQSSCLQTSCLQSSCLQSSCLQSSCLQSSCLQSSCLQTSCLQSSCPQSSCLQSSCPQSSCLQSSCPQSSCPQTSCPLRRSPPSPGLLWRFGADPILSVSLFSQQLTFSSCSLGSLCASSFSSPSVHLSAHSLLLFLLLLLLSLCRCRPAVLGPLYFCSRSPWRRNPGGGGGGCLYVVPPADLNVLLELVPLTVSLPTMPFCTDFESCRTV; encoded by the exons ATGGAG TCCTCCTGTCCTCAGTCCTCCTGTCCTCAGTCCTCCTGTCTGCAGTCCTCCTGTCCTCAGTCCTCCTGTCCTCAGTCCTCCTGTCTTCAGTCCTCCTGTCTTCAGTCCTCCTGTCTTCAGTCCTCCTGTCTTCAGTCCTCCTGTCCTCAGTCCTCCTGTCTTCAGTCCTCCTGTCTGCAGTCCTCCTGTCCTCAGTCCTCCTGTCCTCAGTCCTCCTGTCTGCAGTCCTCCTGTCCTCAGTCCTCCTGTCTTCAGTCCTCCTGTCCTCAGTCCTCCTGTCTTCAGTCCTCCTGTCTGCAGTCCTCCTGTCCTCAGTCCTCCTGTCCTCAGTCCTCCTGTCTGCAGTCCTCCTGTCCTCAGTCCTCCTGTCTTCAGTCCTCCTGTCTTCAGTCCTCCTGTCTTCAGTCCTCCTGTCTTCAGACCTCCTGTCCTCAGTCCTCCTGTCTGCAGACCTCCTGTCTGCAGTCCTCCTGTCTTCAGTCCTCCTGTCTTCAGTCCTCCTGTCTTCAGTCCTCCTGTCTGCAGACCTCCTGTCTTCAGTCCTCCTGTCTTCAGACCTCCTGTCTTCAGTCCTCCTGTCTTCAGTCCTCCTGTCTTCAGTCCTCCTGTCCTCAGTCCTCCTGTCCTCAGTCCTCCTGTCTTCAGTCCTCCTGTCTTCAGACCTCCTGTCTTCAGTCCTCCTGTCTTCAGTCCTCCTGTCTTCAGTCCTCCTGTCCTCAGTCCTCCTGTCTTCAGACCTCCTGTCTTCAGTCCTCCTGTCTTCAGTCCTCCTGTCCTCAGTCCTCCTGTCCTCAGTCCTCCTGTCTTCAGTCCTCCTGTCTGCAGTCCTCCTGTCTTCAGTCCTCCTGTCTTCAGTCCTCCTGTCTTCAGACCTCCTGTCCTCAGTCCTCCTGTCCTCAGTCCTCCTGTCTGCAGTCCTCCTGTCCTCAGTCCTCCTGTCCTCAGTCCTCCTGTCTTCAGTCCTCCTGTCTTCAGACCTCCTGTCTTCAGTCCTCCTGTCTTCAGTCCTCCTGTCCTCAGTCCTCCTGTCCTCAGTCCTCCTGTCCTCAGTCCTCCTGTCTGCAGTCCTCCTGTCTGCAGACCTCCTGTCTGCAGTCCTCCTGTCTTCAGTCCTCCTGTCTGCAGTCCTCCTGTCTTCAGTCCTCCTGTCTTCAGTCCTCCTGTCTGCAGACCTCCTGTCCTCAGTCCTCCTGTCCTCAGTCCTCCTGTCTGCAGTCCTCCTGTCTGCAGACCTCCTGTCTGCAGTCCTCCTGTCTTCAGTCCTCCTGTCTGCAGTCCTCCTGTCTTCAGTCCTCCTGTCTTCAGTCCTCCTGTCTTCAGACCTCCTGTCTTCAGTCCTCCTGTCCTCAGTCCTCCTGTCTTCAGTCCTCCTGTCCTCAGTCCTCCTGTCTTCAGTCCTCCTGTCCTCAGTCCTCCTGTCCTCAGACCTCCTGTCCTCTCAGACGTTCTCCTCCGTCTCCTGGTCTCCTTTGGAGGTTTGGAGCCGATCCGATCCTTTCTGTGTCACTGTTTTCCCAGCAGCTCACTTTCTCCTCTTGTTCTTTGGGGAGTTTGTGcgcctcctccttttcctccccCTCTGTACATCTGAGCGCTCACtcactcctcctcttcctcctcctcctcctcctctcgcTCTGTCGCTGCAGACCAGCTGTGCTGGGGcctctttatttttgttctcgGTCTCCATGGAGACGAAAcccgggcgggggggggggggggtgtctgtaTGTTGTCCCGCCAGCTGACCTGAATGTCCTTTTAGAGCTAGTACCTTTAACTGTTTCATTACCCACAATGCCTTTCTGCACAGACTTTGAGAGCTGCAGGACCGTCTGA
- the cdr2l gene encoding cerebellar degeneration-related protein 2-like isoform X1 yields the protein MLSPGRMEEFITEEEEPWYDQQDLEQDLHLAAELGKTLLERNKELEDSLQQMYITNEEQVQEIEYLVKQLDVLRDMNEQHAKVYEQLDGTARELEGTNLSLVTDSKASQQKIERLTVTIEALQNQVESLSTQAEQLRSMEQLRVKREKRERRKTIHSFPCLRELCTAPRYEDEFVVGRAESFTVEAKRQPFQEENQHLREAVSALRAAVRAERAQREGVEKECNLLVAEFSRLQTRVQDAESCQARVRELEGELQELQQLRRARTFLMGGEDDGVALTQTVLSITPETDTFLEVGVGESGGGVREDAKGGVGVGGEALPESNPVRKSCSDTALNAIVARDASGRRRGSYALHANSVRKRGMSILREVDEQYHALLEKYEELLGKCRRHEESLCHAGVQTSRPVSRDPSMRDCAADPAPAPPPTPTQSPSTPEALESIGRQVEAVDKRLGQNTPEYKALFKEIFSRIQKTKMDIKATKAAKVSKSGKSGKSSKH from the exons ATGCTGAGCCCGGGGAGGATGGAGGAGTTCATCACCGAGGAGGAGGAGCCCTGGTACGACCAGCAGGACCTGGAGCAGG ACCTTCACCTGGCGGCGGAGCTGGGGAAGACTCTGCTGGAGAGGAACAAGGAGCTGGAGGACTCCCTGCAGCAGATGTACATCACCAATGAGGAGCAGGTGCAGGAGATCGAG TACCTGGTGAAGCAGCTGGACGTTCTGCGGGACATGAACGAACAACACGCCAAAGTGTACGAGCAGCTGGACGGCACGGCCAGAGAGCTGGAGGGCACCAACCTGAGCCTGGTGACGGACAGCAAGGCCTCGCAGCAGAAGATCGAGAG GCTCACCGTGACCATCGAGGCGCTGCAGAACCAGGTGGAGTCTCTGTCTACACAGGCGGAGCAGCTTCGCTCCATGGAGCAGCTCCGGGTCAAGAGGGAGAAGAGGGAGCGGCGCAAGACCATCCACTCCTTCCCCTGCCTGAGGGAGCTGTGCACGGCGCCCAG GTACGAGGACGAGTTTGTGGTGGGAAGAGCTGAGAGCTTCACCGTGGAGGCCAAGCGGCAGCCGTTCCAGGAGGAGAACCAGCACCTGAGGGAGGCGGTGTCGGCCCTGCGGGCCGCGGTCCGGGCAGAGCGGGCTCAGCGGGAGGGGGTGGAGAAGGAGTGCAACCTGCTGGTGGCAGAGTTCTCCCGGCTGCAGACCCGAGTGCAG GACGCTGAGAGCTGCCAGGCGAGGGTTCGAGAGCTGGAGGGCGAGCTGCAGGAGCTCCAGCAGCTCCGCCGCGCCCGCACCTTCCTGATGGGCGGTGAGGACGACGGCGTGGCGCTGACCCAGACCGTCCTCAGCATCACCCCGGAAACAGACACCTTCCTGGAAGTGGGCGTCGGGGAATCAGGGGGCGGCGTGAGGGAGGACGCCAAAGGGGGGGTAGGGGTGGGAGGGGAGGCTTTGCCAGAGTCCAACCCCGTCAGAAAGAGCTGCAGCGACACGGCGCTCAACGCCATCGTGGCCCGGGACGCGTCCGGCCGCAGGAGGGGCAGCTACGCGCTCCACGCCAACAGCGTGAGGAAGAGGGGCATGTCCATCCTCAGGGAGGTGGACGAGCAGTACCACGCCCTGCTGGAGAAGTACGAGGAGCTGCTGGGCAAGTGCCGGCGTCACGAGGAGAGCCTGTGCCACGCCGGCGTGCAGACCTCCCGCCCCGTCTCCAGAGATCCGTCCATGAGAGACTGTGCCGCGGACCCCGCCCCGGCGCCTCCCCCCACACCGACCCAGTCTCCCTCCACCCCCGAGGCCTTGGAGAGCATCGGCAGGCAGGTGGAGGCGGTGGACAAGCGGCTGGGCCAGAACACGCCGGAGTACAAGGCCCTCTTCAAGGAGATCTTCTCTCGCATCCAGAAGACCAAGATGGACATCAAAGCCACCAAAGCTGCCAAAGTCAGCAAATCGGGAAAATCGGGA
- the cdr2l gene encoding cerebellar degeneration-related protein 2-like isoform X2 → MNEQHAKVYEQLDGTARELEGTNLSLVTDSKASQQKIERLTVTIEALQNQVESLSTQAEQLRSMEQLRVKREKRERRKTIHSFPCLRELCTAPRYEDEFVVGRAESFTVEAKRQPFQEENQHLREAVSALRAAVRAERAQREGVEKECNLLVAEFSRLQTRVQDAESCQARVRELEGELQELQQLRRARTFLMGGEDDGVALTQTVLSITPETDTFLEVGVGESGGGVREDAKGGVGVGGEALPESNPVRKSCSDTALNAIVARDASGRRRGSYALHANSVRKRGMSILREVDEQYHALLEKYEELLGKCRRHEESLCHAGVQTSRPVSRDPSMRDCAADPAPAPPPTPTQSPSTPEALESIGRQVEAVDKRLGQNTPEYKALFKEIFSRIQKTKMDIKATKAAKVSKSGKSGKSSKH, encoded by the exons ATGAACGAACAACACGCCAAAGTGTACGAGCAGCTGGACGGCACGGCCAGAGAGCTGGAGGGCACCAACCTGAGCCTGGTGACGGACAGCAAGGCCTCGCAGCAGAAGATCGAGAG GCTCACCGTGACCATCGAGGCGCTGCAGAACCAGGTGGAGTCTCTGTCTACACAGGCGGAGCAGCTTCGCTCCATGGAGCAGCTCCGGGTCAAGAGGGAGAAGAGGGAGCGGCGCAAGACCATCCACTCCTTCCCCTGCCTGAGGGAGCTGTGCACGGCGCCCAG GTACGAGGACGAGTTTGTGGTGGGAAGAGCTGAGAGCTTCACCGTGGAGGCCAAGCGGCAGCCGTTCCAGGAGGAGAACCAGCACCTGAGGGAGGCGGTGTCGGCCCTGCGGGCCGCGGTCCGGGCAGAGCGGGCTCAGCGGGAGGGGGTGGAGAAGGAGTGCAACCTGCTGGTGGCAGAGTTCTCCCGGCTGCAGACCCGAGTGCAG GACGCTGAGAGCTGCCAGGCGAGGGTTCGAGAGCTGGAGGGCGAGCTGCAGGAGCTCCAGCAGCTCCGCCGCGCCCGCACCTTCCTGATGGGCGGTGAGGACGACGGCGTGGCGCTGACCCAGACCGTCCTCAGCATCACCCCGGAAACAGACACCTTCCTGGAAGTGGGCGTCGGGGAATCAGGGGGCGGCGTGAGGGAGGACGCCAAAGGGGGGGTAGGGGTGGGAGGGGAGGCTTTGCCAGAGTCCAACCCCGTCAGAAAGAGCTGCAGCGACACGGCGCTCAACGCCATCGTGGCCCGGGACGCGTCCGGCCGCAGGAGGGGCAGCTACGCGCTCCACGCCAACAGCGTGAGGAAGAGGGGCATGTCCATCCTCAGGGAGGTGGACGAGCAGTACCACGCCCTGCTGGAGAAGTACGAGGAGCTGCTGGGCAAGTGCCGGCGTCACGAGGAGAGCCTGTGCCACGCCGGCGTGCAGACCTCCCGCCCCGTCTCCAGAGATCCGTCCATGAGAGACTGTGCCGCGGACCCCGCCCCGGCGCCTCCCCCCACACCGACCCAGTCTCCCTCCACCCCCGAGGCCTTGGAGAGCATCGGCAGGCAGGTGGAGGCGGTGGACAAGCGGCTGGGCCAGAACACGCCGGAGTACAAGGCCCTCTTCAAGGAGATCTTCTCTCGCATCCAGAAGACCAAGATGGACATCAAAGCCACCAAAGCTGCCAAAGTCAGCAAATCGGGAAAATCGGGA